A window of Puntigrus tetrazona isolate hp1 unplaced genomic scaffold, ASM1883169v1 S000000223, whole genome shotgun sequence contains these coding sequences:
- the fgfr1op2 gene encoding FGFR1 oncogene partner 2 homolog isoform X1: MTCTLEKVLADAKSLVERLRDHDSAAEILIEQTTLLNKRVEAMKQYQEEIELLNQVARHRPRSTLVMGIQQENRQIRELQQENKELRTSLEEHQSALELIMSKYREQVFRLLMASKRDDPAIVTQLREQHTNEMQAHIEKINEMATVMRKAIEVDEGRLCEDEERIKRLELENSGLRELLGISREAFLVLKRDDTSDSTSLSPLLTSTDVSLRKS, encoded by the exons ATGACCTGTACACTGGAGAAGGTGCTGGCCGATGCCAAATCACTGGTAGAGCGGCTCCGGGATCATGACAGTGCTGCTGAGATTCTGATTGAACAAACCACGCTTCTGAACAAGAGAGTGGAGGCCATGAAACAG TATCAGGAAGAGATTGAGCTGTTAAACCAGGTGGCGAGACACCGGCCACGCTCCACGCTTGTCATGGGCATCCAGCAGGAAAACCGGCAAATAAGGGAACTGCAGCAGGAAAACAAAG AGCTGCGCACGTCACTGGAGGAGCATCAGTCTGCTCTGGAGCTCATCATGAGCAAATATAGAGAGCAGGTGTTTCGCCTTCTCATGGCCAGCAAGAGAGACGATCCTGCTATTGTCACTCAGCTCAGAGAACAGCACACTAAC GAGATGCAGGCGCAcattgagaaaataaatgaaatggcCACGGTGATGAGGAAAGCCATCGAGGTAGATGAAGGGCGACTATGTGAAGATGAGGAGAGAATCAAACGTCTAGAG TTAGAGAACAGCGGTCTGCGAGAGCTGTTGGGAATCAGCCGTGAGGCGTTTCTGGTACTGAAGAGAGATGACACATCTGATAGTACTTCTCTCTCGCCGCTACTCACCAGCACAGATGTCAGTCTAAGGAAGAGCTAA
- the fgfr1op2 gene encoding FGFR1 oncogene partner 2 homolog isoform X2, whose translation MTCTLEKVLADAKSLVERLRDHDSAAEILIEQTTLLNKRVEAMKQYQEEIELLNQVARHRPRSTLVMGIQQENRQIRELQQENKELRTSLEEHQSALELIMSKYREQVFRLLMASKRDDPAIVTQLREQHTNAHIEKINEMATVMRKAIEVDEGRLCEDEERIKRLELENSGLRELLGISREAFLVLKRDDTSDSTSLSPLLTSTDVSLRKS comes from the exons ATGACCTGTACACTGGAGAAGGTGCTGGCCGATGCCAAATCACTGGTAGAGCGGCTCCGGGATCATGACAGTGCTGCTGAGATTCTGATTGAACAAACCACGCTTCTGAACAAGAGAGTGGAGGCCATGAAACAG TATCAGGAAGAGATTGAGCTGTTAAACCAGGTGGCGAGACACCGGCCACGCTCCACGCTTGTCATGGGCATCCAGCAGGAAAACCGGCAAATAAGGGAACTGCAGCAGGAAAACAAAG AGCTGCGCACGTCACTGGAGGAGCATCAGTCTGCTCTGGAGCTCATCATGAGCAAATATAGAGAGCAGGTGTTTCGCCTTCTCATGGCCAGCAAGAGAGACGATCCTGCTATTGTCACTCAGCTCAGAGAACAGCACACTAAC GCGCAcattgagaaaataaatgaaatggcCACGGTGATGAGGAAAGCCATCGAGGTAGATGAAGGGCGACTATGTGAAGATGAGGAGAGAATCAAACGTCTAGAG TTAGAGAACAGCGGTCTGCGAGAGCTGTTGGGAATCAGCCGTGAGGCGTTTCTGGTACTGAAGAGAGATGACACATCTGATAGTACTTCTCTCTCGCCGCTACTCACCAGCACAGATGTCAGTCTAAGGAAGAGCTAA